One genomic region from Bacilli bacterium encodes:
- a CDS encoding recombinase family protein — MTYGYVRVSTITQNIDRQMDEMYKLGLTDNQIYIDKQSGKDFERIQYQILKKKLVSKDLVIIKSIDRLGRDYSMIIDEWHYITKVIEADILVIDMPLLDTRNDSNNLVGKFISDIVLQILSFVAETERKNIKQRQAEGIKLAKERGVHMGRPRIKLPASFQKIRAAYIDRAITCTEAAQILNISRGTFMKYVALDADDNIIADQKVQNTNMQCQEKDTQSQKEMRI; from the coding sequence ATGACTTATGGCTATGTTCGAGTATCGACAATCACCCAAAATATTGACCGGCAGATGGATGAAATGTATAAACTGGGGCTTACTGACAATCAAATATATATCGACAAGCAAAGCGGTAAGGATTTTGAACGAATTCAATATCAGATATTGAAAAAGAAATTAGTTTCGAAAGACTTAGTAATCATAAAATCAATTGATCGTTTAGGACGTGATTACTCGATGATAATCGATGAATGGCATTATATAACAAAAGTGATTGAAGCGGATATTTTGGTCATTGATATGCCTTTATTGGACACGAGGAATGATTCAAATAATTTGGTGGGTAAATTTATCAGTGATATCGTGTTGCAAATTCTGTCTTTTGTCGCGGAAACCGAACGGAAAAACATTAAACAGCGACAGGCTGAAGGAATTAAACTAGCTAAAGAAAGAGGCGTCCATATGGGACGACCGCGAATCAAATTACCCGCCAGTTTTCAAAAAATTCGCGCAGCCTATATCGACAGGGCAATCACGTGCACTGAAGCCGCTCAAATTCTCAACATATCCCGGGGAACGTTTATGAAGTATGTTGCATTAGATGCCGACGATAACATTATTGCGGATCAAAAGGTACAAAATACCAATATGCAGTGCCAAGAAAAGGATACTCAATCCCAAAAAGAGATGAGAATTTAG
- a CDS encoding EAL domain-containing protein, with protein sequence MNETYIVYCEVVNKRMLESNLGEKKYLQYYHRLIHELGKCRKYCTVVVKDNLNFYLVVNDLHNVINCDQCIDQILFKISKSKPEALLTIYKGIAQGNDKTAINKAIHALDTAIQKQRRIALSNTVIEKYISEKETIRNALIKAIYENNLLLFYQPKVDFTSRKIQGFEALLRLKAEDNSYFSTEKVIRVAKEFNLMRAVDEFLLKKVTDDYLSLAQKYDHPSISINLTIKELEQNYHLALLKRYAEEKHFPLNKLYVEITQDEDIVDFSLIKSILEEFKKNKIKLSIDDFGSRYNNFYRLEKIRYDEIKIDKSLTDRYIDYPNILEYLPKLFINLGYEVVIEGLESKSQLNYLPKMKHLSIQGYYFGKPLSLEEILQVSH encoded by the coding sequence GTGAACGAAACATACATAGTTTATTGCGAAGTCGTAAATAAGCGCATGCTTGAAAGTAATCTAGGCGAAAAAAAATATCTCCAATATTATCATCGGTTGATTCATGAACTTGGAAAATGTCGAAAATACTGCACGGTGGTCGTTAAGGATAACTTAAATTTTTATCTTGTCGTTAATGATCTTCATAATGTCATAAATTGCGACCAATGTATCGATCAAATACTTTTCAAAATATCCAAGTCAAAACCCGAGGCCTTGCTGACTATTTATAAAGGTATTGCTCAGGGCAATGATAAAACCGCGATTAACAAGGCCATCCATGCCTTAGACACCGCTATTCAAAAACAGCGGCGCATTGCTTTGTCAAACACAGTTATCGAGAAGTATATCAGCGAAAAAGAAACTATCCGCAACGCCTTAATAAAGGCAATCTATGAGAATAATCTTTTACTTTTCTATCAACCTAAGGTGGACTTTACTTCGCGCAAAATCCAAGGTTTTGAGGCTCTTTTACGACTTAAAGCCGAAGATAATTCATACTTTTCGACCGAAAAAGTAATTCGCGTGGCTAAAGAATTTAATTTGATGCGGGCAGTGGATGAATTTCTTTTGAAAAAAGTTACTGACGATTACTTATCGCTGGCCCAAAAATATGATCATCCCTCTATTTCCATCAATCTAACAATCAAGGAATTAGAACAGAATTATCATCTTGCCTTACTAAAACGCTATGCGGAAGAAAAGCACTTTCCTTTGAACAAACTCTATGTTGAAATAACTCAGGACGAGGACATTGTCGATTTTTCTTTAATTAAATCCATCCTCGAAGAATTTAAGAAAAATAAAATAAAACTGTCAATTGATGACTTCGGCAGTCGCTACAATAATTTTTATCGATTGGAAAAAATCCGTTATGATGAAATTAAAATCGACAAATCATTAACTGACCGCTACATTGATTATCCAAATATTTTGGAGTACCTGCCAAAATTATTTATAAACCTCGGTTATGAAGTTGTAATTGAAGGATTAGAATCGAAAAGTCAACTTAATTATCTACCAAAAATGAAGCATCTCAGTATCCAAGGTTATTACTTCGGTAAACCGCTGAGTTTAGAGGAAATTCTTCAAGTTAGCCATTAG
- a CDS encoding V-type ATPase subunit, which produces MSFVGNALIAKIKNLHATDLTAQDYQELLRRDTIPDIGTYLKKHPAYQDILANVSEVTLNRSRLEGLIRRQKFDRTIKLVNFISLKDKSFYMLSLIKMEHEVILAVIRSYISHEDYDVVDQIPYYFDKYSKIDFVALTKTENVEEMISALGNTRYAAMLKPYAAVKNDDIRYYEFEALFENDYYNFAFTQTTKNYRGKLRKELLDAFRTRIEMENMIKIYRLKKFYGVADSDIKAILIPSSRISERKLDEIIAIKNPDDILKVIIDSGVGPYMTNKNQVNLEYYRDHMRLLIANRFMYFSTQAPEVFLAYTFLNDLEVQNLTYIIEGIRYQIDESEIRTMLVY; this is translated from the coding sequence ATGTCATTTGTAGGTAATGCATTAATTGCTAAGATTAAAAATTTACATGCGACCGATTTAACCGCCCAAGATTATCAAGAATTGCTCCGTAGAGACACTATCCCGGATATAGGAACCTATTTGAAAAAGCATCCGGCTTATCAAGATATTCTTGCCAATGTTAGTGAGGTCACCCTTAACCGCAGTCGCCTTGAGGGACTGATTAGAAGACAAAAGTTTGATCGGACAATCAAACTTGTCAATTTCATCAGCCTTAAGGATAAGAGTTTTTATATGCTCAGCCTTATAAAAATGGAACACGAGGTTATATTGGCAGTAATTCGAAGTTATATATCACACGAAGATTACGATGTTGTCGATCAAATCCCTTATTACTTCGATAAATACTCGAAAATTGATTTCGTTGCCCTAACCAAAACCGAAAATGTTGAAGAGATGATATCCGCTTTGGGCAATACCCGTTATGCGGCAATGCTAAAGCCGTATGCGGCAGTTAAAAACGACGATATCCGCTACTATGAGTTTGAGGCGTTATTCGAGAATGATTATTATAATTTTGCCTTCACTCAAACGACAAAGAATTATCGCGGTAAATTGCGAAAAGAATTGTTGGATGCATTTAGAACTCGCATTGAGATGGAGAATATGATAAAAATCTATCGGCTGAAGAAATTCTACGGAGTGGCCGATAGCGATATCAAGGCTATTCTTATTCCGTCATCGCGAATTTCGGAAAGAAAACTTGATGAGATAATCGCCATTAAAAATCCTGACGATATCTTAAAGGTAATCATCGACTCAGGCGTTGGTCCTTACATGACAAATAAGAATCAGGTCAACTTGGAGTATTATCGCGATCATATGCGCCTGTTAATTGCCAATCGCTTTATGTACTTTTCCACTCAAGCCCCGGAAGTGTTTCTCGCCTATACGTTTTTAAACGATTTAGAAGTGCAAAATTTAACTTATATCATCGAGGGTATTCGATACCAAATTGATGAAAGCGAAATTCGCACGATGCTGGTCTATTAA
- a CDS encoding V-type ATPase 116kDa subunit family protein, producing MISKLKLISLTVKEENFEILLNNFVTFSGFHPVDPNTIISSVHGTRSFESNNPCDPLLDEIKEIENKINLKFESKKISCFISSLDEIHQYIEDEHKKVSDRYNEIKVVEDEIKTYEQALFQVQKVEDMNIAFEDFFNAKFVSIRFGKLPSDVVERLRFYEQKPFIFVPFTEEGGYVWCLYLTTQEYEREIDNIFSSMFFERVYIPEFVHGAPQTARVTLSNKIDEDKAKLESLKNELIEYVKSNENNFDKVKGELEFLSDIYKAKQYAVGLGERVSLTGYIDKSSVKKLEEHFAGVPSIEIQVQDADADKRFQPPTKLKNNWFTRPFQFFVEMYGVPSYHDIDPTLMVSITYSLLFGIMFGDFGQGLAVALIGFILSKLTKNSLAPILTRIGFSSAFFGIVYGETFGNETFLDPFYGWLSKIFNTEIHPLHPMDNTVTMNLLLATVAIGAAIILSSIIINTVTKFRVKKYADALFSSNGLSGLLLYGFVLAGIVMQMLLGIKNVFNPVTIILFIVIPIILIFFKEPIERKLAHQAMFPEGVGGFITEGFFELFEVLLSYVTNTLSFLRVGGFVLSHAGMMLVVATLMNMASGAGSIVVSVLGNLFVMGLEGLIVGIQVLRLEFYEMFSRYFEGDGILFNPIF from the coding sequence ATGATAAGTAAATTAAAACTAATCAGTCTGACGGTTAAAGAAGAAAACTTTGAAATTTTATTGAATAATTTCGTAACCTTTTCCGGCTTTCATCCAGTCGATCCCAATACGATTATCTCTTCCGTTCATGGCACTCGCTCCTTTGAAAGTAATAATCCTTGTGATCCACTGCTTGACGAAATAAAGGAAATTGAAAACAAAATCAATCTCAAGTTTGAATCCAAGAAAATATCTTGCTTTATTTCTTCTTTAGATGAAATTCATCAATATATCGAAGATGAGCATAAGAAAGTCAGCGACCGGTACAACGAAATCAAAGTGGTCGAAGACGAGATTAAGACTTATGAACAAGCCCTGTTTCAAGTGCAAAAAGTCGAGGACATGAATATTGCCTTTGAAGATTTCTTTAATGCTAAATTTGTGTCAATTCGCTTTGGAAAACTTCCAAGCGATGTTGTTGAACGCTTGCGTTTTTATGAACAGAAACCTTTTATCTTCGTTCCATTTACAGAAGAAGGCGGATATGTTTGGTGCTTGTATCTAACCACTCAAGAATACGAGCGGGAAATTGATAACATATTCTCCTCGATGTTTTTTGAAAGAGTCTACATTCCCGAATTCGTTCATGGCGCGCCTCAGACGGCCCGAGTTACTCTCAGCAATAAAATTGATGAGGACAAAGCTAAACTCGAGTCCTTGAAAAATGAACTTATTGAATACGTTAAGAGTAATGAAAATAACTTTGATAAAGTCAAAGGCGAACTTGAATTTCTCAGTGACATTTATAAAGCTAAGCAATACGCTGTCGGTCTAGGCGAACGGGTAAGTTTGACCGGCTATATCGATAAGTCAAGCGTTAAAAAGTTGGAAGAGCATTTTGCCGGTGTCCCTTCCATTGAAATCCAGGTTCAAGACGCGGATGCGGACAAGCGTTTCCAACCACCGACTAAGTTAAAGAACAATTGGTTTACAAGACCATTTCAGTTCTTTGTGGAAATGTACGGCGTCCCCTCTTATCATGACATTGATCCAACATTGATGGTAAGTATAACTTACTCTCTGCTGTTCGGGATTATGTTTGGTGATTTTGGACAGGGGTTAGCCGTTGCCCTCATCGGCTTTATACTCTCAAAATTAACCAAGAATTCCCTCGCGCCCATATTAACGCGGATTGGATTCTCCAGTGCCTTCTTTGGAATTGTATACGGAGAAACTTTCGGAAATGAAACTTTCCTTGATCCTTTCTATGGATGGCTAAGCAAAATATTCAACACGGAGATTCACCCACTGCATCCGATGGATAACACGGTGACGATGAATCTATTGCTTGCCACGGTCGCCATTGGAGCGGCAATAATCCTGTCTTCCATTATAATCAACACGGTGACGAAGTTCCGCGTCAAGAAATATGCGGATGCGCTCTTCTCCTCAAATGGACTAAGCGGACTTCTGCTCTATGGATTTGTGCTTGCCGGCATCGTTATGCAGATGCTTCTTGGTATTAAAAATGTGTTTAATCCCGTAACTATTATCTTATTTATTGTTATCCCGATTATTCTCATCTTCTTCAAAGAACCGATTGAGCGCAAACTAGCTCATCAAGCGATGTTTCCCGAAGGGGTCGGTGGATTTATCACCGAAGGTTTCTTTGAATTGTTTGAAGTTTTATTATCTTATGTTACTAACACCCTCTCCTTTCTTCGGGTTGGAGGTTTCGTCCTATCACACGCCGGGATGATGCTCGTGGTTGCCACGTTGATGAATATGGCAAGCGGGGCTGGTAGTATTGTGGTTTCGGTTCTCGGCAATCTATTTGTTATGGGACTCGAAGGTCTTATTGTCGGTATTCAGGTTTTGCGGCTTGAATTTTACGAGATGTTCTCCCGTTACTTTGAAGGTGACGGAATACTATTTAATCCAATCTTTTAG
- a CDS encoding ATP synthase subunit C, which translates to MEWIVLAFIIAGIALICLPLIKVFKGKVAAVSAKKRVVLHVALFFTLLVITAVSAPHVLGATVSPTDGAALELYSKAAGFGYLGAALSTGLSALGAGIAVAAAAPAAIGAISENPKNLGKSLIFVALGEGVAIYGLLISILILNNIPTLA; encoded by the coding sequence ATGGAATGGATTGTTTTAGCGTTTATTATCGCTGGTATTGCTCTTATTTGTTTACCCCTTATCAAAGTTTTTAAAGGTAAGGTTGCCGCTGTTTCGGCTAAGAAGCGGGTCGTGCTTCATGTTGCCCTATTCTTTACTTTGCTTGTGATTACCGCCGTTTCGGCGCCGCACGTATTAGGCGCGACTGTCAGCCCCACCGATGGTGCTGCTCTCGAACTATACAGTAAGGCTGCTGGCTTTGGCTATTTAGGCGCCGCTCTTTCCACGGGATTAAGCGCGTTGGGTGCCGGTATTGCCGTCGCCGCCGCCGCTCCAGCTGCTATTGGAGCGATTTCTGAGAATCCTAAAAACTTAGGTAAGTCATTAATCTTCGTTGCTCTTGGTGAAGGTGTTGCCATTTATGGTTTGCTTATCTCAATTTTAATTCTCAACAATATCCCAACTTTAGCGTAA
- a CDS encoding V-type ATP synthase subunit F, which translates to MKFYVLSDNDDTLIGMRLVGIKGEVIHERPLLLKRLGEVMRDDDIGIVLITTKLIEMAPNVISELKLRAGHTLLVEIPDRHGHSKIGESIDAYVSKAIGVSLEGGK; encoded by the coding sequence GTGAAGTTCTACGTATTAAGTGATAATGACGATACTTTAATCGGTATGCGTTTAGTAGGAATCAAGGGCGAAGTCATACATGAGCGACCGCTACTTTTGAAACGTCTCGGTGAAGTCATGCGCGACGATGACATCGGCATTGTTTTAATCACGACGAAGTTAATCGAAATGGCTCCTAATGTCATCAGTGAACTTAAGTTACGAGCAGGGCACACTTTACTAGTCGAAATTCCCGACCGCCACGGGCATAGCAAAATTGGCGAATCAATTGATGCTTATGTCAGTAAAGCGATTGGAGTAAGTTTGGAGGGTGGTAAATAA
- a CDS encoding V-type ATP synthase subunit A → MKNTIYSINGPVIKVRNTSDFSMLEKVYVGPLKLMGEVISISDVETVIQVYESTTGLKKGDEVVGTHSLVSVKLGPGIIKNIFDGIERPLKEIASAKGIFIAPGSDVNPLDETRLWDVKIVGKNGSKVQGGDILATIQETDSIIHKIMVPPFVQGEITNIVTDGQYRINDIIATIKTDDGKDEKITLVQEWPIKKPRPIKEQLPLDTPLITGQRIIDTVFPLAKGGAAAVPGGFGTGKTMMQHQLAKWCDADLIVYVGCGERGNEMTQVLEEFQALIDPHTHKSLMERTVLIANTSNMPVAAREASIYTGVTIAEYYRDMGYNVALMADSTSRWAEALREISGRLEEMPAEEGFPAYLPSRIAQFYERAGSVENLNNTKGSVTIIGAVSPQGADFSEPVTQNTKRFVRCFWALDKNLAYQRHYAAVNWNISYSEYLNDLSPWYNRHVSPLFLKDRARIRTLLAEEEKLMEIVRLIGGDVLPDDQKLVIEIGRVIRVGFLQQNAFHPEDTYVPLKKQLLMMDVILFLYDSATKFINGSHALSLLLKTGIFDEVIKMKYDIKNNELKHFDDLKEKITKTIESIK, encoded by the coding sequence ATGAAAAACACAATTTATTCAATTAATGGCCCCGTCATTAAGGTACGTAACACCAGTGACTTCTCCATGTTGGAAAAAGTTTACGTCGGCCCCCTTAAATTAATGGGCGAAGTAATCTCTATTTCCGATGTCGAAACTGTCATTCAGGTATATGAAAGCACTACTGGTTTAAAAAAAGGCGATGAAGTTGTCGGTACTCACAGTTTGGTTTCAGTTAAACTGGGTCCCGGCATCATTAAAAATATTTTTGATGGCATCGAACGCCCCTTGAAGGAAATTGCCTCGGCTAAAGGAATTTTTATTGCCCCGGGCAGTGATGTTAATCCACTCGATGAAACTCGGCTTTGGGATGTAAAAATTGTTGGAAAAAACGGATCCAAAGTTCAAGGCGGAGACATATTAGCTACCATTCAGGAAACGGATTCAATCATTCATAAAATAATGGTTCCTCCGTTCGTCCAAGGAGAGATAACTAATATTGTAACCGATGGTCAATATCGGATTAATGATATTATTGCTACGATTAAAACTGATGATGGCAAGGATGAAAAAATTACCCTAGTTCAAGAATGGCCCATTAAAAAGCCACGGCCGATTAAAGAGCAACTTCCACTGGACACACCTTTAATTACCGGACAAAGAATTATCGACACCGTCTTCCCGCTTGCTAAAGGCGGAGCAGCGGCCGTTCCGGGCGGATTTGGTACCGGAAAAACCATGATGCAGCACCAATTAGCCAAATGGTGCGATGCCGATTTAATCGTCTATGTCGGCTGCGGGGAGCGGGGAAATGAAATGACGCAGGTTTTGGAAGAATTCCAAGCCCTCATCGATCCCCACACTCATAAATCATTGATGGAACGGACTGTTTTAATTGCCAATACATCTAACATGCCGGTTGCCGCTCGTGAAGCTAGCATTTATACCGGAGTGACCATTGCCGAGTATTATCGGGATATGGGCTATAACGTTGCCCTTATGGCCGATTCAACTTCTCGTTGGGCGGAAGCTTTAAGAGAGATTTCCGGTCGATTAGAGGAAATGCCGGCCGAAGAAGGTTTCCCGGCATATCTTCCATCCCGTATCGCTCAGTTTTATGAACGGGCGGGAAGTGTCGAAAACCTCAATAACACTAAAGGCTCGGTCACCATCATCGGTGCCGTATCCCCACAAGGAGCAGACTTTAGTGAGCCGGTTACACAAAACACCAAGCGCTTTGTACGCTGCTTTTGGGCACTCGATAAGAACTTAGCTTACCAACGGCACTATGCCGCGGTTAACTGGAATATCAGTTATAGTGAATATCTTAATGATCTATCCCCCTGGTACAATCGCCATGTGAGTCCGCTTTTCTTAAAAGATCGGGCTCGTATTCGGACTTTGCTGGCTGAAGAGGAAAAACTAATGGAGATCGTCCGCTTAATTGGTGGCGATGTTTTGCCCGATGATCAAAAGTTGGTTATTGAAATTGGACGCGTCATCCGTGTCGGTTTTCTTCAACAAAATGCTTTTCACCCCGAAGATACCTATGTACCGCTTAAGAAACAACTCTTAATGATGGATGTTATTCTTTTCTTGTATGATTCTGCCACCAAATTTATCAACGGCAGTCACGCTTTAAGTCTACTTTTGAAGACTGGCATTTTCGATGAAGTAATTAAGATGAAATACGATATTAAAAATAATGAATTGAAGCATTTTGATGATTTGAAAGAAAAAATCACCAAAACTATCGAATCCATTAAGTAA
- a CDS encoding V-type ATP synthase subunit B has product MALQYIGLTAVNGPLVFLQGVNGVGYDEVVELRLDNGEVRNGRVIEIDGDKVAIQVFEGTQGLGLKEAKVKFLGRPLELPLSQEILGRIFNGAGEPIDGLGPVFASVRRDVNGEALNPVSRVYPRNYIQTGISSIDVLTTLIRGQKLPIFTGTGLPHNELAVQIVRQAKIADKNNEKFCIVFAAMGVKHDVAQYFEQAFEDAHVMDHVVMFTNIANDPIIERILTPRCALTAAEYLAFEKGYNVLVILTDMTAYCEALREFSSSKGEIPGRKGFPGYLYSDLASLYERAGMVHGRPGSVTQIPILTMPNDDITHPVPDLTGYITEGQIVLDRELYQKGVFPPVSILPSLSRLMKDGIGAEYTREDHQAMANQLFASYAKVQEIRSLAAVIGEDELNETDQTYMLFGNLFEQFFLNQKDENRDINYSLDLGWDLISILPTSELSRLDEKYITQYYDPKRASKRFGITDSNLVSKIINQGQQAK; this is encoded by the coding sequence ATGGCATTACAATATATTGGTTTAACTGCAGTTAATGGCCCATTGGTTTTTCTTCAAGGTGTAAATGGCGTCGGCTATGATGAAGTCGTAGAATTGCGACTTGATAATGGCGAAGTCCGTAATGGACGTGTCATTGAAATCGATGGTGATAAAGTTGCCATTCAAGTATTTGAAGGAACGCAGGGACTAGGATTAAAGGAAGCCAAAGTAAAGTTTTTAGGCCGTCCATTAGAGCTTCCACTATCTCAGGAAATTCTCGGACGTATCTTTAATGGTGCTGGCGAACCGATTGACGGATTGGGACCGGTTTTCGCTAGTGTTCGCCGTGACGTCAATGGCGAGGCCCTCAACCCAGTATCTCGGGTTTATCCTCGAAACTATATTCAAACCGGCATCTCTTCAATTGATGTTCTTACGACACTTATCCGCGGACAAAAACTTCCGATATTTACCGGGACCGGCCTTCCTCATAATGAACTGGCCGTTCAAATTGTTCGCCAAGCCAAAATTGCTGACAAAAATAACGAGAAATTCTGTATTGTCTTTGCCGCGATGGGAGTTAAGCACGATGTTGCTCAATACTTTGAGCAAGCTTTTGAAGATGCTCATGTTATGGATCATGTAGTAATGTTTACCAATATTGCTAACGACCCGATCATCGAACGGATTCTTACTCCGCGCTGCGCGTTAACCGCAGCCGAATATCTTGCATTTGAAAAAGGATACAATGTCTTGGTTATCCTTACTGATATGACCGCCTATTGTGAAGCCTTACGGGAGTTTTCTTCTTCTAAAGGCGAAATTCCCGGTCGGAAAGGATTCCCCGGTTACTTATACAGTGACCTCGCAAGCCTTTATGAACGGGCAGGCATGGTCCATGGTCGGCCGGGTTCCGTCACTCAAATTCCGATTCTAACTATGCCCAATGACGACATTACGCACCCTGTTCCCGATTTGACTGGGTATATTACCGAAGGTCAAATTGTCTTGGATCGCGAATTATACCAAAAGGGCGTTTTTCCACCGGTTTCGATTTTACCTTCCCTTTCACGTTTAATGAAAGATGGCATCGGTGCCGAATATACCCGTGAAGATCACCAAGCTATGGCCAATCAACTTTTCGCCAGTTACGCCAAAGTGCAGGAAATTCGTTCATTAGCCGCGGTAATCGGCGAAGATGAATTAAATGAAACCGATCAAACCTATATGCTGTTCGGCAATCTTTTTGAACAATTTTTCTTAAATCAAAAAGATGAAAACCGCGATATCAACTACTCGCTTGATTTAGGATGGGATCTAATTAGTATTCTTCCAACCAGCGAATTATCGCGTCTAGATGAAAAGTATATCACCCAATATTATGATCCCAAACGGGCCAGCAAACGTTTCGGAATCACCGATTCTAACCTTGTAAGCAAAATTATTAATCAGGGACAGCAGGCCAAATAA
- a CDS encoding V-type ATP synthase subunit D, with protein sequence MNTNVIPTKGNLMALKKSQNLAIVGQSLMDRKKNILVREMLLLLPKVVEIRDQISSTYAKAYMALQEANITLGIVEDIAKAIPIDENVHITYRNVMGVDIPVVSHETQKFKLSYGLRATNTKFDYAYQMFQKARDLTITLAEIDNAVYKLANAIRHSQKRANALKNVVIPNLTANIKYIGEVLEERDREEFVRMKVIKANKLNDGD encoded by the coding sequence ATGAACACCAACGTAATTCCAACCAAAGGCAATTTGATGGCCCTCAAAAAATCGCAAAATTTAGCGATTGTTGGGCAGTCACTCATGGACCGGAAGAAGAACATTCTCGTCCGGGAAATGCTTTTACTATTGCCAAAAGTGGTGGAAATTCGTGATCAGATAAGTTCAACATACGCAAAAGCTTATATGGCTCTTCAAGAAGCCAACATTACCCTCGGTATTGTGGAAGACATCGCCAAGGCTATCCCAATTGACGAAAATGTTCATATTACCTATCGTAATGTGATGGGGGTCGATATTCCAGTCGTAAGCCACGAAACTCAAAAATTTAAACTTTCTTATGGCCTAAGAGCCACCAACACAAAATTTGATTATGCTTACCAGATGTTTCAAAAAGCACGCGATTTAACTATTACCCTCGCGGAAATCGACAACGCTGTTTATAAACTTGCCAATGCGATACGTCACAGTCAAAAGCGGGCCAATGCTTTAAAAAACGTCGTTATTCCGAATCTTACTGCCAATATTAAATATATCGGCGAAGTTCTAGAAGAGCGCGATCGTGAGGAGTTTGTTCGGATGAAAGTTATTAAGGCGAACAAATTAAATGATGGAGACTGA
- a CDS encoding S26 family signal peptidase, with protein sequence MMETEVLSKKRKIVKRIANTLYVGILSFVIFIFLLTTVVPNGLIKVFGVGYYRVTSPSMEPTIRVNDYVVVKKTKLENLTEGEIIVFETNAQLTGIPVTERVVVIHYFGYVDDNGHILTYSEEKKNYEADNPDKYDTWGTESTPYYVTEKDLVGVYSKLIPSADLIDEMKIVVSSTYFYLAIAGIAGVSVGIYYLTKHHRKKVNSK encoded by the coding sequence ATGATGGAGACTGAAGTTCTCTCCAAAAAAAGAAAAATAGTTAAACGAATTGCCAACACCCTTTATGTTGGCATTTTATCTTTTGTTATTTTTATTTTTCTTCTTACAACCGTGGTTCCAAACGGATTAATTAAAGTGTTTGGTGTCGGTTATTATCGGGTTACTTCTCCGTCAATGGAACCGACAATCCGTGTAAATGATTATGTCGTGGTAAAGAAGACCAAGCTTGAAAATCTAACCGAAGGCGAAATAATCGTCTTTGAAACTAATGCTCAATTAACGGGCATCCCGGTTACTGAGCGCGTGGTTGTCATTCATTACTTCGGATATGTCGATGATAACGGACACATTCTCACCTATAGTGAGGAAAAGAAAAATTACGAAGCTGATAATCCCGATAAATATGACACTTGGGGGACCGAATCAACTCCTTATTACGTTACTGAAAAGGATCTAGTTGGTGTATATAGTAAATTAATACCCAGCGCCGATCTTATTGATGAAATGAAAATTGTTGTGAGTTCTACTTACTTCTATTTAGCGATTGCCGGCATCGCGGGCGTCAGTGTGGGAATTTACTATCTTACAAAACATCATAGGAAAAAAGTTAATTCTAAATAA